The following proteins are encoded in a genomic region of Bosea beijingensis:
- a CDS encoding ABC transporter substrate-binding protein has translation MNTERKNWIGPTRRTAIAGGLAAGLMPRVARAADKMRIVSSQKGFWDTTLILFGQQKGIFADHKLDLDIIWSDGGSDIQQAVITGSTDFGVAPGILGALSAFEKRAPIAVTNAAMTGSSDLFWYVRAESPIRSLADCNGKTIAFSRPGASTELIASTLIDHAGVKAKLVGTGGPGATLTQVMSGQIDVGWSAPTVGLAEERAGKLRIIARGNDAPGLAAQTVRVGMTNSRFLAERSELLARLSKGMQQTIDWAYDGDEALQMYAELNRVDIATARQARDTNYPKAALALAPIGNIELSIAQAVRDKRLSKPLTPDQIKAFTANVGRFLA, from the coding sequence ATGAATACCGAACGAAAGAACTGGATCGGACCGACGCGGCGGACGGCTATTGCCGGTGGCTTAGCCGCCGGCCTGATGCCGCGCGTCGCCCGCGCGGCCGACAAGATGCGCATCGTCAGCAGCCAGAAGGGTTTCTGGGACACCACTCTCATCCTGTTCGGCCAGCAGAAGGGCATTTTCGCCGATCACAAACTCGATCTCGACATCATCTGGTCGGATGGTGGGTCGGACATTCAACAGGCAGTCATCACCGGTTCGACGGACTTCGGAGTCGCGCCCGGAATTCTTGGCGCGTTGAGCGCATTCGAAAAGCGCGCGCCGATCGCCGTGACGAACGCGGCCATGACAGGTTCGAGCGACCTGTTCTGGTACGTGCGGGCGGAAAGCCCGATCCGTAGCCTTGCTGACTGCAACGGCAAGACGATTGCTTTCTCGCGCCCCGGCGCATCGACCGAGCTCATTGCATCGACCCTGATCGACCATGCCGGAGTTAAGGCCAAGCTCGTCGGAACCGGCGGTCCCGGCGCCACACTGACCCAGGTGATGTCCGGCCAGATCGATGTCGGCTGGTCCGCACCTACGGTGGGGCTCGCTGAGGAACGCGCCGGCAAGCTGCGGATCATCGCGCGCGGCAACGACGCGCCAGGACTTGCGGCGCAGACTGTCCGCGTCGGAATGACGAATAGCCGGTTCCTGGCCGAACGTTCGGAGTTGCTCGCGCGCCTGTCGAAGGGAATGCAGCAGACCATAGACTGGGCCTATGACGGCGACGAGGCTCTGCAGATGTATGCCGAGCTGAACCGGGTCGACATCGCGACGGCGCGGCAGGCCCGCGACACCAACTATCCGAAGGCGGCGCTGGCGCTGGCGCCGATCGGGAACATCGAACTGAGCATCGCTCAGGCGGTGAGGGATAAGCGTCTGTCGAAGCCGCTGACACCGGACCAGATCAAGGCGTTTACTGCCAATGTCGGGCGGTTCCTCGCATGA
- a CDS encoding hydroxyacid dehydrogenase, which translates to MAVRAGQKAGLVFFESWVDPIAEDILGGRDDVDLRKLSYSTVEADNWDVMSRAHGYQVQARTELREPWFPDAALIARCPNLLAASSTGAGYDYIDVEACTAAGILVCNQGGTNTEAVAEHALGLMLSLSKRIGIADKLLRRHGAEIDRYALQGNDIRGKTVGIVGLGAIGGRLAELCHGLFGMTVLAYDPYLDGAEIVRRHGTSASLVELLQRSDFVSVHCPRSKETLGMFGEAQFAAMKPSAYFINTARGGIHDEPALETALRERRIAGAGIDVFLKEPPPPDHPLLSFDNVIATPHTAGITQEALEQMSSSAADQWIELFNGRAPPRVVNPQAWPAFSRRFASMFGFEPEPLPYA; encoded by the coding sequence ATGGCTGTCCGGGCAGGACAAAAGGCAGGTCTGGTGTTCTTCGAGAGCTGGGTCGATCCGATCGCCGAAGACATCCTGGGCGGAAGAGACGACGTCGACCTGCGGAAACTGAGCTACTCGACCGTCGAGGCGGACAACTGGGACGTGATGTCCAGAGCACATGGCTATCAGGTCCAGGCGCGAACCGAGTTGCGCGAACCTTGGTTCCCCGATGCTGCACTGATCGCCCGTTGCCCGAACCTACTCGCGGCGAGCTCCACAGGCGCCGGCTACGACTATATCGATGTCGAGGCCTGCACCGCCGCCGGCATCCTTGTCTGCAACCAGGGCGGCACCAATACCGAGGCCGTGGCCGAACATGCTCTGGGCCTGATGCTGTCGCTGTCCAAGCGGATCGGCATCGCAGACAAGCTGTTGCGGCGGCACGGAGCGGAGATCGACCGGTACGCCCTGCAAGGCAACGACATTCGTGGAAAGACGGTGGGCATCGTCGGGCTCGGCGCGATCGGCGGGAGGCTGGCCGAACTCTGCCATGGGCTCTTCGGGATGACGGTGCTTGCCTACGATCCTTATCTCGACGGTGCGGAAATCGTTCGGCGGCACGGGACCAGCGCAAGTCTGGTGGAGCTTTTGCAGCGCTCGGACTTTGTTTCGGTGCACTGCCCGCGATCCAAGGAGACACTGGGCATGTTCGGAGAGGCTCAGTTCGCCGCAATGAAGCCGAGCGCCTATTTCATCAATACGGCGCGTGGCGGCATCCACGACGAACCGGCGCTCGAGACAGCGCTTCGAGAACGCCGCATCGCTGGCGCAGGCATCGACGTCTTTCTCAAGGAGCCGCCACCGCCAGACCATCCGCTGCTGTCCTTCGACAACGTGATCGCCACGCCGCACACCGCCGGGATTACACAGGAAGCGCTGGAGCAGATGTCATCCTCCGCCGCGGACCAATGGATCGAGCTTTTCAACGGCCGTGCGCCGCCGCGAGTGGTCAACCCTCAGGCGTGGCCTGCGTTTAGCCGCCGCTTCGCATCAATGTTTGGGTTCGAGCCCGAGCCCCTGCCTTATGCCTGA
- a CDS encoding ABC transporter permease, with amino-acid sequence MRLSGSWASLGLLVVATAALEALSRGGWVSTFITPPPSETLAAIPGLFLHEGLGYATWVTFQTTLLATTLALLVGVPAGALLARHRRFGQAYEPWLEAAFSAPIILLYPLFLIFFGRSLVTIVVMGFVVGVIPVIIKTREGIVNLRPVFHNLALSLHMSDVQSLIKIILPAALPSIFVGLRLALIYAMINIVAVEFLVGLGGLGYLVADMYDRYDIPSMYSAIVFVVVLSSAFFLVIERSEAWLRSA; translated from the coding sequence ATGAGGCTCAGCGGAAGTTGGGCCAGCCTGGGCCTTCTTGTCGTCGCGACGGCAGCTCTTGAGGCGTTGTCGCGCGGCGGTTGGGTTTCGACCTTTATTACGCCGCCGCCATCGGAGACCCTGGCCGCGATACCCGGGCTCTTCCTGCACGAGGGGCTCGGATATGCCACATGGGTGACCTTCCAGACGACGCTGCTGGCGACCACGCTTGCTTTGCTCGTCGGGGTGCCCGCCGGTGCTCTGCTAGCGAGGCACCGCAGGTTCGGGCAGGCCTATGAGCCCTGGCTCGAGGCGGCCTTCTCGGCGCCCATCATCCTGCTTTACCCGCTGTTCCTGATCTTCTTCGGACGCAGCCTCGTAACCATCGTGGTGATGGGTTTCGTCGTTGGGGTCATCCCCGTGATCATCAAGACCCGCGAGGGCATCGTGAACCTGCGGCCGGTATTCCACAATCTCGCGCTCTCCTTGCACATGAGCGATGTGCAGAGCCTGATCAAGATTATCCTGCCTGCAGCTTTGCCAAGCATTTTCGTCGGACTGCGGCTCGCGCTGATCTATGCGATGATCAACATCGTCGCGGTCGAGTTTCTCGTCGGTTTGGGTGGGCTCGGTTATCTCGTAGCCGATATGTACGATCGCTACGACATTCCATCGATGTATTCCGCCATCGTCTTCGTCGTCGTGCTCAGCAGCGCATTCTTTCTCGTCATCGAACGGAGCGAAGCATGGTTGCGATCGGCATGA
- a CDS encoding ABC transporter permease, giving the protein MVAIGMTPPAAAADRGLSVGAIRLLTLTGLLAAYQAISSSGLVFEGAMPGLPAIAVALLRQVADPAFYPHLGRTAYEAAAGVAIGASLGVACGVSLGASRFLAAMLDPWIRALAPAPKIIFLPVLILAFGIDAGPKIAMAAISSFFPVAVATFGGMREVRRILVQVVRSFDASTLQLVRIIYLPSIVVPLLGSLRLAVGVALIGALLAEVKMSNKGLGYLIIQDYNAFRTAEMYALLLLVFALALSINAVLRAIGRRFGVP; this is encoded by the coding sequence ATGGTTGCGATCGGCATGACGCCGCCCGCCGCGGCCGCGGACCGGGGGTTGTCCGTGGGTGCCATCAGGCTGCTGACCTTGACGGGTCTGCTCGCCGCCTATCAGGCAATCTCATCCTCAGGGCTTGTCTTCGAGGGCGCGATGCCAGGGCTGCCGGCCATCGCTGTCGCATTGCTGCGCCAAGTCGCCGATCCCGCGTTCTACCCGCATCTCGGTCGCACTGCATACGAGGCCGCGGCAGGGGTCGCGATCGGCGCCAGTTTGGGCGTGGCTTGTGGGGTGTCGCTGGGCGCGTCCCGCTTCCTCGCGGCAATGCTGGACCCGTGGATCCGGGCCCTGGCGCCCGCGCCGAAGATCATCTTCCTGCCGGTGCTGATCCTCGCCTTCGGCATCGACGCCGGACCGAAGATCGCAATGGCTGCGATTTCTTCCTTCTTTCCGGTCGCGGTCGCCACCTTCGGCGGCATGCGCGAGGTCCGGCGGATCCTGGTGCAGGTGGTGCGGAGCTTCGACGCCTCGACCTTGCAGCTGGTGCGGATCATCTACCTGCCGTCGATTGTGGTTCCTCTGCTTGGAAGCCTGCGTCTTGCCGTGGGCGTGGCCCTGATCGGGGCACTGCTCGCTGAAGTAAAGATGTCGAACAAGGGGCTCGGGTACCTGATCATCCAGGACTATAACGCCTTCCGCACCGCGGAAATGTACGCGCTGCTGCTCCTGGTATTTGCGCTGGCACTCAGCATCAACGCCGTCCTGCGCGCCATCGGCCGGCGCTTCGGTGTTCCCTGA
- a CDS encoding ABC transporter ATP-binding protein: MSVIGPSGCGKSTLFGIIGGLIGDYDGEVRVGGQSHVGTHRDIGIVFQEESTLPWRSVLANVALPLEIQGMPRAEREELARHYIDLVGLTGFETSKPAALSGGMRQRTAIARTLAFKPRVLLMDEPFGALDEQTRLLLGDRVLAIHTELQQTTLLITHNITEAVQLSDRVVVMSYRPGRILKVIDIDLPRPRSSESITDERFGRYVAEIWGDLRAEASRGMQEGERKRA; the protein is encoded by the coding sequence GTGTCGGTCATCGGGCCGAGCGGCTGCGGCAAGTCCACGCTCTTCGGAATTATCGGCGGTCTGATTGGTGATTACGACGGAGAGGTTCGCGTCGGCGGGCAGTCTCATGTCGGCACGCACCGCGATATCGGAATCGTCTTTCAGGAGGAATCGACGCTGCCATGGCGAAGCGTCCTGGCCAATGTCGCCCTACCGTTGGAAATCCAGGGCATGCCACGCGCCGAACGCGAGGAACTGGCGCGGCATTACATCGATCTCGTCGGTCTTACGGGCTTCGAGACCAGCAAGCCCGCAGCCCTGTCGGGCGGCATGCGCCAGCGCACGGCTATCGCGCGCACGCTGGCCTTCAAGCCCCGCGTGCTGCTGATGGACGAGCCGTTCGGGGCACTGGACGAGCAGACTCGCCTCCTGCTCGGTGATCGGGTGCTGGCGATCCATACCGAATTGCAACAGACGACGCTTCTGATCACGCACAACATCACCGAGGCGGTTCAACTGAGTGACCGCGTCGTCGTGATGTCCTATCGGCCGGGCCGCATTCTCAAGGTCATCGACATCGATCTGCCGCGCCCGCGAAGCTCGGAAAGCATCACTGACGAGCGCTTCGGACGCTATGTCGCGGAGATCTGGGGGGATCTTCGTGCCGAAGCCAGCCGTGGGATGCAGGAGGGTGAGCGCAAGCGGGCCTGA
- a CDS encoding amidase, with amino-acid sequence MTQPCDLTASEARFLIGAKQLSPVELLNSCLSRIEEVNGAVNGVVALDVEGATEAARTAEKAVLSGEALAPLHGLPVGVKDLNDTAGLRTTYGSKLYEENVPAADEHLVANLRRQGGIVFAKTNTPEWGAGGNTFNPVYGVSANPFDVALTCGGSSGGSGIALSLGMMPLAHGSDNAGSLRIPASYCGVVGFRPTAGIVASEKRLIGLSHLPVQGPMARNVADVRLMLNAMSTSASIDALATPLALRDDRPIDPSTLKVAFSQDLGFAPCEPGLRNVFDERTAAFASIFRSTAKAHPDFGDTRHVYEVLRAVNYIGMFADRQKQKPRQWGPLVQQNLDHASRFSLEDASLAFIEHSRIYQRVQAFFEEYDLLITPTVGAYPWPKHDMYPASIEGRAIANYFDWVGLTYGITLINHPCISIPCGLDDRGLPFGLQIVGRRNSDLHLLRCAEAIETVLARSPVLARPLPDLAYLRAAHADDRMRPVAAVG; translated from the coding sequence GTGACCCAGCCCTGTGATCTGACCGCGTCCGAGGCGCGCTTTCTAATCGGCGCGAAGCAGCTTTCTCCCGTGGAGTTGCTCAACTCCTGCCTGTCCCGCATCGAGGAGGTGAACGGCGCCGTGAACGGTGTCGTCGCTCTTGATGTCGAAGGCGCGACAGAAGCGGCGAGAACAGCCGAGAAGGCCGTTCTGTCGGGGGAGGCGCTGGCGCCGCTGCACGGCTTGCCGGTTGGCGTGAAAGACCTCAACGATACGGCCGGGCTGCGCACGACCTACGGTTCGAAGCTCTACGAGGAGAATGTTCCGGCCGCGGACGAGCATCTGGTCGCCAATCTCCGCCGGCAGGGCGGCATTGTTTTCGCGAAGACCAACACGCCGGAATGGGGCGCGGGCGGTAACACTTTCAACCCGGTCTACGGGGTCAGTGCGAACCCCTTCGATGTAGCGCTGACGTGCGGCGGCTCCTCGGGCGGCTCCGGTATCGCCCTTTCATTGGGCATGATGCCGCTCGCACACGGCTCGGACAATGCGGGCAGCTTGCGCATCCCGGCGTCTTATTGCGGCGTGGTCGGCTTCCGCCCGACGGCGGGTATCGTGGCTTCGGAGAAGCGCCTGATCGGCCTGTCGCATCTGCCGGTGCAGGGGCCGATGGCGCGCAACGTGGCAGATGTCCGGCTGATGCTGAATGCGATGTCGACCTCAGCCTCCATCGACGCCCTTGCGACCCCGCTTGCCCTGCGAGATGACCGCCCGATCGATCCTTCGACACTGAAGGTCGCCTTCTCGCAGGATCTCGGATTCGCCCCCTGCGAGCCTGGGCTGCGGAACGTGTTCGACGAAAGGACAGCCGCGTTCGCCTCGATCTTCCGGTCCACGGCCAAAGCACACCCGGATTTCGGCGACACCCGCCATGTCTACGAGGTGCTGCGCGCCGTGAATTACATCGGTATGTTCGCCGATCGGCAAAAGCAGAAGCCCCGGCAGTGGGGGCCGCTGGTCCAGCAGAACCTCGACCACGCATCGCGCTTCAGCCTCGAGGATGCGTCGCTGGCCTTCATCGAGCACAGCCGTATCTATCAGCGCGTCCAGGCATTCTTCGAGGAATACGACCTCCTGATCACGCCGACGGTCGGCGCATATCCATGGCCGAAGCACGATATGTATCCAGCCTCGATCGAGGGCAGGGCGATTGCCAACTACTTTGACTGGGTGGGCCTGACCTATGGCATCACGCTGATCAATCATCCCTGCATCTCGATCCCCTGCGGCCTGGACGACCGTGGCCTGCCCTTCGGCCTGCAGATCGTCGGGCGCCGGAACTCGGATCTCCATCTGCTGCGCTGCGCCGAGGCGATCGAGACCGTGCTCGCGCGTTCGCCCGTTCTCGCCAGGCCTTTGCCGGATCTCGCCTATCTTCGCGCGGCCCATGCCGATGATCGCATGCGGCCCGTGGCAGCGGTCGGCTGA
- a CDS encoding class II aldolase/adducin family protein, translated as MDELVAANHILFDQGVVDAFGHVSVRHDKRPDRFLLARNMAPGRVTAEDIVQFDLSGQPVDAHGRGVYLERFIHSEIYRARPDVQSIVHSHSHSIVPLSVVKGTRLRALFHMAGFIGKEAPVFEIRATGGDATDLLISSPELGRALAEHFRNSDIVLMRGHGSTVVGPTVKNAVYRAVYAELNARYQLQATQLGEVAYLTEDECRACVDRVEGQVQRPWDLWLEQTRQRRSGGRA; from the coding sequence ATGGACGAGCTCGTCGCAGCCAACCACATCCTGTTCGACCAGGGCGTAGTGGACGCGTTCGGCCATGTGAGCGTGCGCCACGACAAGCGGCCGGATCGGTTTTTGCTGGCGCGCAATATGGCGCCGGGGCGTGTAACGGCAGAGGACATCGTGCAGTTCGATCTCTCGGGCCAGCCCGTCGATGCGCACGGCCGCGGTGTCTACCTGGAGCGGTTCATTCACAGCGAGATCTACCGCGCGAGGCCCGACGTCCAGTCCATCGTTCACAGCCACTCCCATTCGATAGTTCCGCTGAGCGTCGTGAAGGGAACCAGGCTGAGGGCGCTCTTCCATATGGCCGGCTTCATCGGAAAGGAAGCGCCTGTCTTCGAGATCCGGGCGACAGGCGGTGACGCGACCGACCTGCTGATCAGCAGCCCCGAACTTGGGCGTGCGCTGGCCGAGCATTTCCGCAACAGCGACATCGTCCTGATGCGCGGCCATGGATCGACCGTCGTTGGACCGACCGTGAAGAACGCCGTCTACCGCGCCGTCTATGCAGAGCTCAATGCCCGGTATCAGCTGCAGGCCACCCAGCTGGGCGAAGTGGCGTACCTGACCGAAGACGAATGCCGGGCCTGCGTCGACCGGGTTGAGGGCCAGGTCCAGCGACCGTGGGATCTTTGGCTCGAGCAGACCCGCCAGAGGCGGTCCGGGGGCCGGGCCTGA
- a CDS encoding ABC transporter substrate-binding protein, translating into MLALMIAAFGWVSAHAQEVRSGAARNRIDLAIVSRTVFYLPLWLAAEKGYFAEEGIDLRIEVFDNAEKINEALRSGAVQIAMSTPESIMADALKGGSLRVVAGNAGRLPHFIIARPEIRTIADLRGKTIGVLSDQEGTTHLVPEVTRRAGLKPGDYVVKAVGGAPTRWRLLRSGEIDAGLQPFPLSYEAEAAGFSNLGPLSGFVPEWQFTSVNVDMRWAEANRNRLTAALRALRRGLDAIAVEPATAAAVAARELKTSEPLAARAIADTARLGILTPGMEVSLPGLKKVHEALVAAGLVASEPFDAGRVVDASFLRASR; encoded by the coding sequence ATGCTGGCCTTGATGATTGCGGCCTTTGGCTGGGTCTCGGCACACGCCCAGGAGGTTCGCAGCGGCGCAGCCAGGAACCGGATCGACCTCGCCATCGTCTCGCGCACCGTGTTCTACCTCCCGCTCTGGCTGGCGGCCGAGAAGGGATACTTCGCGGAGGAGGGGATCGATCTGCGTATCGAGGTCTTCGACAACGCGGAAAAGATCAATGAGGCGCTCAGGTCGGGGGCGGTCCAGATCGCCATGTCGACGCCCGAGAGCATCATGGCCGATGCTCTCAAGGGGGGCAGCCTCCGGGTGGTCGCGGGCAATGCCGGACGCTTACCGCACTTCATCATCGCTCGGCCGGAAATCCGGACAATCGCCGATCTCCGCGGCAAGACGATCGGTGTCCTCTCGGATCAGGAGGGCACGACCCATCTCGTGCCCGAGGTGACGCGCCGTGCCGGGCTGAAGCCGGGCGACTATGTCGTTAAGGCGGTTGGAGGCGCCCCGACCCGCTGGCGCCTCCTGCGATCGGGCGAGATCGACGCCGGGTTGCAGCCGTTTCCCTTGAGCTACGAGGCGGAGGCGGCGGGCTTCAGTAACCTAGGACCGCTGTCCGGCTTCGTCCCGGAATGGCAATTCACCAGCGTAAACGTCGACATGCGCTGGGCCGAAGCCAATCGGAATCGACTGACGGCGGCGCTGCGCGCATTGCGGCGCGGCCTCGACGCTATCGCCGTGGAGCCCGCCACTGCAGCCGCCGTTGCCGCGCGCGAACTGAAGACGTCCGAGCCTCTCGCTGCTCGCGCTATCGCCGACACCGCCCGCCTCGGGATTCTGACGCCAGGCATGGAGGTATCGCTGCCGGGGTTGAAGAAGGTGCACGAGGCGCTTGTGGCGGCAGGCCTGGTCGCGAGCGAGCCGTTCGACGCAGGGCGCGTGGTCGATGCGTCCTTTCTGCGCGCCAGCCGCTGA
- a CDS encoding FAD-binding monooxygenase → MQFHLNGFLPGDPAILPVPASRAPSGSSDVDVLIVGCGPAGLTLAAQLSAFPDIRVRIVERKPGPLRIGQADGIACRTMEMFQAFGFAERVARESYWVNETTFWKPDAADPRRIARHSRIQDTEDGLSEFPHVILNQARVHDFLLETMRNSASRLEPDYAVEFIGLDRSANTTEAESHPVTVRLKWLGPAGSEREEVVKTRYLVGCDGARSAVRKAIGLELRGDSANSAWGVMDVLAITDFPDIRMKAAIQSASQGSMLVIPREGGYLVRFYVELDKLAKDERVASRALEVGDLVAAANRIAHPYRIDVKEVAWWSVYEIGQRLCDRFDDSCEDAGRPPRVFIAGDSCHTHSPKAGQGMNVSMADGFNLGWKLAAVIRGTSPAQLLLSYSAERRKLAQELIDFDREFAAMFSARPAGPGPDAQRARDPAEFQRYFVKQGRFTAGTAVRYEPSAICADGTHQGLASGFQIGMRFHSAPVVRLADAKPLELSHRITADGRWRIVAFAGAGDPFDCGSGLSELVSFLDLHQASPVRRYTPLGDADAVIEVIAVLQQAHREADLARVPPFLQPAKGRYGLTDYEKVHCADQRPGSDIFDLRGIDREQGCMVVVRPDQYVADVLPLTGVERLSDFFERVLREPARS, encoded by the coding sequence ATGCAGTTTCACTTGAACGGCTTCTTGCCCGGCGATCCTGCCATTCTTCCGGTCCCGGCAAGCCGGGCTCCGAGCGGGTCGTCGGACGTCGATGTGCTGATCGTCGGCTGCGGACCGGCTGGCCTCACCCTCGCGGCGCAGTTGTCCGCTTTTCCTGACATCCGCGTCCGGATCGTAGAGCGGAAGCCGGGCCCTCTTCGGATCGGCCAGGCCGACGGCATAGCCTGCCGAACCATGGAAATGTTTCAGGCCTTCGGCTTCGCCGAACGGGTAGCCAGGGAAAGCTATTGGGTCAACGAGACCACGTTCTGGAAGCCCGACGCCGCCGATCCCCGTCGCATCGCGCGTCATAGCCGCATCCAGGATACTGAGGACGGGCTTTCCGAGTTCCCGCACGTCATCCTCAATCAGGCGCGGGTACATGATTTTCTGCTGGAGACCATGCGCAACTCTGCGAGCAGGCTGGAGCCGGACTACGCGGTGGAGTTCATCGGGCTGGACCGGTCAGCCAACACGACCGAGGCTGAAAGCCACCCCGTGACGGTTCGGCTGAAGTGGCTCGGGCCGGCTGGCTCGGAGCGCGAGGAGGTCGTGAAAACGCGCTACCTGGTCGGATGCGACGGGGCGCGAAGTGCCGTTCGCAAGGCGATCGGACTCGAGCTGCGCGGTGACTCGGCCAACAGCGCCTGGGGCGTAATGGACGTCCTCGCCATCACCGATTTCCCAGACATCCGCATGAAGGCCGCGATCCAGTCGGCCAGCCAGGGCAGCATGCTCGTGATACCGCGGGAGGGCGGCTATCTGGTGCGATTCTATGTCGAGCTCGACAAGCTGGCGAAAGACGAGCGCGTCGCTTCGCGCGCGCTGGAGGTCGGGGACCTTGTCGCTGCTGCGAACCGCATCGCGCATCCCTACCGGATCGACGTCAAGGAAGTGGCATGGTGGTCGGTCTACGAGATCGGCCAGCGGCTCTGCGACCGGTTTGACGACAGCTGCGAGGATGCTGGCCGACCACCCCGTGTCTTCATCGCCGGCGATTCCTGCCACACGCATAGCCCTAAGGCCGGGCAAGGCATGAACGTCTCGATGGCGGATGGTTTCAATCTGGGATGGAAGCTGGCAGCCGTCATAAGAGGCACGAGCCCCGCGCAACTGCTGCTCAGCTACTCCGCGGAACGCCGGAAGCTCGCCCAGGAACTGATCGACTTCGACCGGGAGTTCGCGGCCATGTTCAGCGCTCGTCCAGCCGGCCCGGGGCCCGACGCCCAACGCGCCCGGGATCCCGCCGAGTTCCAGCGCTACTTCGTCAAGCAGGGACGCTTCACCGCAGGGACAGCCGTGCGCTACGAGCCATCCGCGATCTGCGCCGACGGCACGCATCAGGGGTTGGCATCGGGCTTCCAGATCGGCATGCGGTTTCATTCCGCACCGGTGGTCAGGCTCGCCGATGCCAAGCCCCTGGAACTTTCGCATCGCATCACGGCCGATGGGCGCTGGCGAATAGTCGCCTTCGCTGGAGCCGGCGATCCGTTCGACTGCGGGTCGGGCCTGTCGGAGCTCGTCAGCTTTCTCGACCTCCACCAGGCCTCTCCGGTGCGGCGCTACACGCCGCTCGGGGATGCGGACGCCGTGATCGAGGTTATCGCAGTGCTGCAGCAGGCCCATCGCGAAGCCGATCTGGCGCGCGTTCCGCCTTTCCTCCAGCCGGCCAAGGGCCGATACGGCCTGACGGACTACGAGAAGGTGCACTGTGCGGACCAGCGCCCGGGCAGCGATATCTTCGACCTGCGCGGAATCGACCGCGAGCAAGGTTGCATGGTCGTCGTGCGTCCGGATCAGTATGTCGCCGACGTGCTTCCGCTCACCGGGGTAGAGCGCCTGTCGGACTTCTTCGAGCGCGTCCTGCGCGAGCCGGCGCGGAGTTAA
- a CDS encoding alpha-hydroxy acid oxidase, with protein MSLLKTATNVADFAAAARRRLPRVVWDYLDGGAEDETTLRDNRAGFERLKIMPRVLTGNAKRDQSVELFGTRFASPFMIGPTGLNGLFWPDADLALARAAASADVGFALSTASNNSLEEVAATGPGTRWFQLYPWGDAAFSARLLERAKRSGYSAVIVTVDTLTAGKRERDLRNGFSHELRITPRVVLDGLAHPAWLRSVWLGRGMPRFENLAEFLPPGASASQLADFTRSQRNPSFAWEDIERLKRTWEGPILVKGILASADAVRALEAGADGVVVSNHGGRQLDGAPATIDALPDIVAAIGGRGRVLVDGGFRRGSDIVKAVALGADAVLLGRSTLYGLAAAGQAGATRVLAILRDEVDRTLALAGARSLVDLQQMQIVSSPPSQLRHGALDRVV; from the coding sequence ATGAGCCTGCTCAAGACCGCAACGAATGTCGCCGATTTCGCGGCGGCCGCGCGACGCCGTCTGCCGCGCGTTGTTTGGGATTACCTCGACGGCGGGGCGGAAGACGAGACCACGCTGCGTGACAACCGCGCCGGGTTCGAGCGGCTAAAAATCATGCCGAGGGTCCTGACGGGGAATGCGAAGCGCGACCAGTCAGTCGAGTTGTTCGGGACACGCTTCGCCTCGCCCTTCATGATCGGGCCTACCGGCCTCAACGGCCTGTTCTGGCCTGACGCGGATCTTGCACTGGCGCGGGCAGCTGCATCTGCGGATGTCGGGTTCGCGTTGTCGACAGCGTCCAACAATTCGTTGGAAGAGGTCGCGGCCACCGGGCCGGGCACTCGCTGGTTCCAGCTCTATCCGTGGGGTGATGCCGCCTTCTCGGCGCGGTTGCTCGAGCGGGCTAAGCGCTCCGGCTACAGCGCGGTGATCGTGACCGTCGACACCTTGACCGCAGGCAAGCGCGAGCGCGATCTGCGGAACGGATTCTCTCACGAACTCCGGATCACCCCCCGCGTGGTGCTCGACGGTTTGGCCCATCCTGCCTGGCTGCGCTCAGTCTGGCTCGGCCGGGGCATGCCTCGCTTCGAGAACCTGGCGGAGTTCCTGCCTCCGGGCGCGTCCGCGTCTCAACTCGCGGACTTCACCCGCTCGCAGCGTAACCCGTCCTTCGCCTGGGAGGATATCGAACGGCTGAAGAGGACTTGGGAGGGGCCGATCCTGGTCAAGGGCATCCTGGCCTCGGCCGACGCCGTCCGCGCGCTTGAGGCCGGGGCAGACGGGGTGGTGGTTTCGAACCACGGCGGCCGGCAGCTCGATGGTGCCCCTGCGACCATAGACGCACTTCCGGACATCGTCGCTGCAATCGGCGGACGGGGACGCGTCCTCGTCGATGGAGGGTTCCGGCGTGGCTCGGACATTGTCAAAGCCGTAGCTCTGGGCGCTGATGCGGTACTACTCGGGCGGTCGACCCTTTACGGGCTGGCTGCTGCCGGCCAAGCCGGCGCCACCAGGGTCCTTGCGATCCTGCGTGATGAGGTCGACCGGACTCTGGCGTTGGCCGGAGCCCGCAGTCTCGTCGACCTGCAGCAAATGCAGATCGTGTCGTCGCCGCCATCGCAGCTTCGCCACGGCGCGCTCGACCGCGTCGTCTGA